The following are encoded together in the Portunus trituberculatus isolate SZX2019 chromosome 25, ASM1759143v1, whole genome shotgun sequence genome:
- the LOC123508981 gene encoding uncharacterized protein LOC123508981 isoform X1, producing MCQLRDISQTLYKHPKLLFPHLHITPQQHTEGKAALSAHHSTTGRENETPSVAPQIEWQPDPLRTPQAAPPAFESSVELRADLSVVSALPGPPSTTVLCQCSVLASYPVSVYAPHCLRVAGQILNSFYL from the exons ATGTGCCAACTGCGCGATATCTCTCAAACGCTGTACAAACACCCTAAGTTATTATTCCCGCACCTACACATCACCCCCCAGCAGCACACTGAGGGCAAGGCAGCACTCAGtgcccaccacagcaccacagggAGGGAAAACGAGACTCCAAGCGTCGCTCCACAAATAGAGTGGCAGCCCGACCCCCTCCGCACCCCCCAGGCAGCCCCGCCAGCGTTTGAATCCTCAGTTGAGCTTCGAGCAGACTTAAGTGTGGTGTCTGCGCTGCCTGGCCCGCCCAGCACCACTGTCTTGTGCCAGTGTAGTGTTCTCGCATCGTATCCTGTGTCTGTCTACGCACCACATTGCCTCC gtGTTGCAGGGCAGATCTTGAATTCTTTTTACCTGTGA
- the LOC123508981 gene encoding uncharacterized protein LOC123508981 isoform X2 produces MCQLRDISQTLYKHPKLLFPHLHITPQQHTEGKAALSAHHSTTGRENETPSVAPQIEWQPDPLRTPQAAPPAFESSVELRADLSVVSALPGPPSTTVLCQCSVLASYPVSVYAPHCLRFQ; encoded by the exons ATGTGCCAACTGCGCGATATCTCTCAAACGCTGTACAAACACCCTAAGTTATTATTCCCGCACCTACACATCACCCCCCAGCAGCACACTGAGGGCAAGGCAGCACTCAGtgcccaccacagcaccacagggAGGGAAAACGAGACTCCAAGCGTCGCTCCACAAATAGAGTGGCAGCCCGACCCCCTCCGCACCCCCCAGGCAGCCCCGCCAGCGTTTGAATCCTCAGTTGAGCTTCGAGCAGACTTAAGTGTGGTGTCTGCGCTGCCTGGCCCGCCCAGCACCACTGTCTTGTGCCAGTGTAGTGTTCTCGCATCGTATCCTGTGTCTGTCTACGCACCACATTGCCTCC GTTTTCAGTGA